A region from the Alkalispirochaeta americana genome encodes:
- a CDS encoding histidine kinase dimerization/phosphoacceptor domain -containing protein translates to MIKGWNIRWITSVPFFSLIALGFVTGWALYLAGSRAVVRDLVQELSRETALSVTRELSSFLESAQNVSEVNATYLENLPDEWPLEEQIHGVFLDQLERCPALAIISVGYLDGEYYEAQRQSGGDIRFGYAGDSSGGVLTFWPSRSPSSDSASPVPGAASGSLGIDPARYDPRDRPWFQGARAADGPLWSEVYPLWSDGDLVITSAVPFGGFPGGVTSVVVTLGQVGAYLSSQIAPERGVLVVFDEHQRVVAASRDHAALQPLSGSGDPLLEEIASFLKNGRLLQEGRSSPGLPPLVVDVQGERLHGAILPLANPSLKGNDAPRWKVAVFIQEGYFTAPLVEADRFALYVMGILFCFFFLLAFAVAKIITSPLQRLQVLAEQMDLRNPLPSKELEQLGLFRNEVGALARSLLAMSSRLHEDYSIIRTSLHEKESLLREVHHRVKNNLQIVSSLLSLQASRADQDAELQQLLETCQNRLHVMASVHEMACGAEDVSAIEMEEYLTRVAASCGAFRQGVALDIRVRGVFLPLGDALPCGLIAHELVENAFRYAFPGKRSGQVSLEMYRRNGNCVLSVRDDGVGIPPEKAPSFPREGLGFALVNVLAEQLGAVLQRETDQGVAVTVSFEPSSFLSAVDR, encoded by the coding sequence GTGATAAAGGGCTGGAACATTCGCTGGATCACCAGCGTTCCTTTCTTCTCGCTCATTGCCCTGGGATTTGTTACTGGCTGGGCGCTCTATCTGGCAGGGTCCCGCGCCGTTGTTCGTGATCTGGTGCAGGAGCTCTCTCGCGAGACAGCGCTCTCCGTAACAAGAGAGCTCTCGTCCTTTCTGGAGTCGGCGCAGAACGTTTCCGAGGTGAATGCAACGTATCTGGAGAACCTTCCCGATGAATGGCCGCTGGAGGAGCAGATTCATGGGGTGTTTCTGGATCAGTTGGAGCGTTGCCCGGCCCTGGCGATTATCTCGGTGGGGTATCTCGACGGCGAATACTACGAAGCGCAACGCCAGTCCGGGGGGGATATCCGCTTCGGCTACGCCGGAGATAGTTCGGGCGGGGTCCTCACCTTCTGGCCGTCCCGGTCTCCTTCGTCTGATTCTGCATCCCCTGTCCCCGGGGCCGCCTCCGGTTCCCTGGGAATCGATCCGGCCCGCTACGATCCGCGAGATCGCCCCTGGTTCCAGGGAGCGCGTGCAGCCGATGGACCGCTCTGGTCCGAGGTGTATCCTCTTTGGTCTGATGGAGATCTGGTGATTACCTCGGCGGTGCCCTTCGGGGGATTTCCCGGAGGGGTGACCTCGGTGGTGGTCACGCTGGGTCAAGTCGGTGCCTATTTGAGCTCCCAGATCGCTCCCGAACGGGGTGTGCTTGTCGTTTTCGACGAGCACCAGAGGGTTGTCGCCGCATCGCGGGATCATGCCGCGCTTCAGCCCCTTTCGGGGAGTGGTGATCCTCTTCTCGAAGAGATCGCGTCCTTCCTGAAAAACGGGAGATTGTTGCAGGAGGGCCGGTCTTCTCCGGGATTGCCTCCTCTGGTGGTGGATGTTCAAGGTGAGCGTCTTCATGGCGCGATTCTTCCTCTGGCCAATCCCTCTCTGAAAGGAAATGATGCCCCCCGCTGGAAGGTTGCCGTTTTTATCCAGGAAGGGTATTTCACCGCTCCGCTGGTCGAGGCAGACCGGTTTGCCCTGTACGTGATGGGGATACTCTTTTGCTTTTTCTTCCTTCTGGCCTTTGCCGTCGCCAAGATAATCACGAGCCCCCTCCAGCGGTTGCAGGTTCTGGCCGAGCAGATGGATCTCCGGAATCCTCTGCCCTCGAAAGAGCTGGAGCAGCTGGGGCTGTTCCGTAACGAGGTGGGCGCGCTGGCACGGAGCCTCCTGGCCATGAGTTCCCGGCTCCATGAAGATTACTCCATAATCAGAACCAGTCTGCACGAAAAGGAGAGTCTCCTCCGTGAGGTCCACCACCGGGTGAAGAATAATTTGCAGATCGTCTCCAGCCTTCTGAGCCTCCAGGCCTCCCGGGCTGATCAGGATGCGGAGCTGCAACAGCTTCTGGAGACCTGTCAAAACCGTCTTCACGTAATGGCCTCGGTTCACGAGATGGCCTGTGGGGCCGAAGATGTCTCTGCCATCGAGATGGAAGAGTACCTCACCAGGGTGGCCGCTTCCTGCGGTGCCTTCCGGCAGGGGGTGGCCTTGGATATCCGGGTTCGGGGGGTCTTTTTGCCTCTGGGGGACGCTCTTCCCTGCGGCTTGATCGCCCATGAGCTGGTGGAAAACGCCTTTCGCTACGCCTTTCCCGGGAAGCGATCAGGGCAGGTCTCCCTCGAGATGTATCGACGTAACGGGAACTGCGTCCTCTCGGTCCGTGATGACGGTGTGGGGATTCCCCCTGAAAAAGCCCCCTCTTTTCCCCGTGAGGGGCTTGGCTTTGCCCTGGTGAACGTCCTGGCTGAGCAGCTCGGTGCGGTTCTGCAGCGGGAGACCGACCAAGGGGTGGCCGTGACAGTCTCCTTCGAGCCATCGTCTTTTTTGTCGGCCGTTGACCGATAA